DNA sequence from the Halobacterium sp. DL1 genome:
TCCTTATCGAGTTCGCCGAGTCCGAGGTGCTCGCGCACTTCGCTCAGGGGACTCGCGAACCCCCGGTCCCCCGGGCGGGTGGTGGCTTCGACGTGGCCCGGGAGCACGCGCGTCTCGTCGTCGTGGGCGAACACGACGTCGTGGAGTGTCTCGTACTGCCGGCCAGCGAGTTCGCGGGCGCGGTCCTCGTCCTCCAGGTCCGGCCGGCCCACGCCATCGAGGAACAGGCAGTCCGCCGTTAGCAAATCCCCGCCCCACTCGAGGACGACGAGTTCGGTCGTGTGGCCGGGCGCGTGCTCGACGACGAGTTCCCGGTTGCCCACTGCGATCGCGTCACCATCGTCGACGAGCGTCGCGTCGTACTCGAGGCCACGTTCTGCTGCGCCCTCGGGCAGGACGCGCTCGGCTCCCGTCTCCTCGGCTACCGCGCGGACTCCGGAGACGTGGTCGGCGTGGACGTGGGTGTCGACGGCGTACTCGATTTCGAGGCCGCGCTCCGCGGCGTCGTCGGCGTATCCGTCTGCAGCCGCGGCGAGCGGGTCCACCACCGCGGCTTCATCGCCGTCGGAGAGGAGGTAGGAGAGACAGCCACTCGAGGGGCGCTCATACTGGACGACGCTGTCTCCCAGGTCGTGACTGACGACGAGTTCGGCCCAGGCCGCCATACCGCCCTCCAGGTTCGCGGCGTCGACGCCGTCTTCCCGGAGCGACTCGGCGACCTCCCCGCTGGACTCCCCGACCGCACAGACGGCGACGATGGGTTCCGAGAGGTCGTCCGGCAGGAGGTCCGCGGCGTTCCCGGTGACCTTGGCGGAGACGAACTCCATGTACGGCACGTGGGCGGCCGTCACGTCCGGGCCGTCGACGTGCCAGGCCTCGAACTCGTCGCGGTTGCGCACGTCGAGGACGCTCACGTCGCCGCGCCGGATGCGGTCGTACAGGTCTCTCGGCGAGACGGACGTCGTGGTCATGGTGGACCTATGCGCTCGCGTGCCAAAAACTCACGTTCACCTGCCTCCTACGGCGTGGTATGCACGCCGACGACTTCCGCGACAGCGTCGAGGCGGCGAACGCGACGCAACTCGACCGCCTCGGCTCGTCGAAGCGCCTCGTCGCCATCACGGGTGCCGACCTCTCCGAGGAGACAGTCCTCCGCGCGGCCGCCGCCAGCGAAGCCGCAGCCACCGGCGTGTTCGAGGCCTGGGCCGCCGAAACCGACGGCGACGCGGCCGAGACGTTCGAATCGTTCGCCGCGCGCGAGCGCGAGCACTACGACCGCGTCGTCGCGGAACTTGGCGACGACGTGGCTGAGGAATCGGGCGCTGTCCACGACTACCTCCGCGAGCAAGACGACCCCGTGTCGCGGGCCGGTGCAGTCGTTGGCCGCGGCCTCGTCGCCACCCGCACGCTCACGCAGTTCGTCGGCTACTTCGTCAACAACGCCGACGAGTCCCGCGCGGACCTGTTCCGCGACCTGAAGCGCGAGACGAGTGAGGACACCGACGCGGCGGTCGAACTCCTCGCCGCGACCTGCGAGAGCGACGACGACTGGGAGCGCGCGGAAGCCGCTGCCTCGGGCGCCATCGACGCCGCCTACGAGGAGTACGTCGCCGCCCTGGAGGGGATGGGTGTGAACGCGAAGTCCGTTTGCTAGCGCAGGGATTTTTGCGGGTCCGCTTCGCGGCTGTACTGTGCGCCGCGTACTTCGGTTGGTTGACCGGACGCTCGCGCTGAGTCTCGCGTTCGCCCCGCTCGGCCAGCTGCTCGCTGGGTCCTCAGTGGGGACTTCCGGCGCGGTCCTCGCCGGTGGGGTGCTCTCGTTGCTCGTCGCCGCGCTCCTCGACTTCTTCGCCGTCTCCGTCCTGGCCCGCTACGGTGGTTCGCTGGTGCTGCGAGACTCGCCGCTCCTCGGACCGCTCGCCTGAGTCGTCGTCGCTGTGGGAGCATTCTGGCTGGTCGAGCGGCGCCACGCCGGGACTGTGGCCTGAGGCAGACGGCGCAAGGCCTTTCTCCGCGGTCGCGCTACGTTGGGTATGGCTTTCGACCCAATGGACTCCTCGATGGACCAGGAGGCGGTCGACGAGATCGTCGACACCGCGATCGAGAACAACGAGGTCGTCCTCTTCATGAAGGGCGACGAGCGGATGCCTCAGTGTGGCTTCTCGGAGCGCGCAATCGGACTGATTTCTCAGTACCGCCCGGACGTGCACACGGTGGACGCGCTCCAGAGCCTCGACGAGTTCCGCGTCGCCCTCGAGGAGCACAGCGGCTGGGAGACCATCCCACAGACGTACGTCGACGGCGAGTTCGTCGGCGGCAGCGACATCCTCGCGGAACTCGAGGAGCGCGACGAACTCGGCGACGAACTCAAAGAGGAGAACGCTGACGCCGTCGAGGACGAGAGCGTCGACGACGAGATTCAGTCGCCGTTCTAGATCTCCATTCAATCGCAGAGCATTCGGCGGCCGTAGGCCGCCGATTCGCCGCGCGAACGAGCGAAGCGAGTGAGCGCGGGACGTTTTTAGCGTAGATTTTTGCGAGACGGGTTCCCGCAGCGAGCAGCGTAGCTGCGAGCGAGGAAACCCGTCGAAGTAAAAAGGTCCTGGAGAAAGGTACGTTAGTAGATCAGTTGGTCGTCCTTCTCGACCATGTAGACGGTGCGGGCGCAGATGTTGACGGCGTGGTCGCCGACGCGTTCCAGGTCGCGGATGGTGAGCAGGAGCCGCGAGACGTCCTGCATGAGCGCCTCGACCTCGGCCTCCTCGGTCTCGTCGTCGATCTCCGTCTCGATGAGGTCCCGCATCACGGTGTTGGAGGCGTCACGGCAGCGGTCGTCGAGGTCGTCGTCGCTGGCCGCGATGGCGTAGCAGGCGTCGATGTCCTCGGTGGCGTACGCCTCCATCGCGTCCTCGACCATCTGGACGGTGGTGTTGCCGATGGCCTGGATGTCGACCTCCGGGAACATGTCCCGTCTCGCGTCGAGGGTGTGTTCGGCGAGGTTCACCGCGAGGTCGCCGATGCGTTCGAGGTCAGTGATGATCTTGAACGAGGAGGCGATGAGCCGGAGGTCGCCCGCGACCGGCTGCTGGAGCGCGAGCAGGTCGATGCACTCCTCCTCGAGGTCGAGGTAGAGCTGGTTCACCTCGTCGTCGCCGTCGATGACCTCCCACGCGCTGTCGGTGTCCTTCTGCTCCATCGCCTCGAGCCCGAGGCGGAGGCGGTCCGTGACCACCTCGCTCATGTAGAGGACGTCGCTCTGGAGGGCCTCCAGTTTCTCCTGGTAGCTGTCTCTGGCCATACGTATTACCCGAACTTGCCGGTAATGTAATCTTCGACGCGCTGGCTGTCCGGGTTCTCGAATATCTGGTCTGTGTTCCCGAACTCGACGAGCTCGCCGCCCGTGAGGAAGACCGCGGTCTTGTCGGAGATGCGGGCGGCCTGCTGCATATTGTGGGTGACGATGACGACGGTGTAGTCCTCGGCGAGCTCCTCGATAAGGTCCTCGACCTGGCTCGTCGCCACGGGGTCGAGGGCGGAGGCGGGCTCGTCCATCAGCAGGACCTCGGGGTCGGGAGCGATGGCCCGCGCGATACAGAGCCGCTGTTGCTGACCGCCGGATAGCTCCAGACCGGAGCTGTCGAGCTGGTGGCTGACCTCGTCCCAGAGCGCCGCCCGCTTGAGTGACTCCTCGACGATCTCGTCGTGGTCACCTTCGACGTTCTGGATCTCCAGCCCGTAGGCGACATTGTCGTAGATGCTCTTCGGGAATGGGTTCGGCTCCTGGAACACCATGCCGACGCGCCGCCGCAGCGCCACGGGGTCGACGTCGTCGTCGTAGACGTTCTTCCCGCGGAGCGAGAGTTCGCCAGTCACGCGGCAGGCGGCGATGCGGTCGTTCATGCGATTGATGCATCGGAGGAACGTCGACTTCCCGCAGCCAGAGGGGCCGATGATGGCGGTCACGCGATTCTCGGGAATGTCGATGTCGATGCTGTCGAGGGCCTGTTCCTCGCCGTAGAAGACGTCGAGGTCGCGCGACCGGATGATGGGGTCCGGGGTCGTGGTCGAGTCGTGGCCGTCGGTCGCGCTGGCGACGTCCGTCTCGATGACCATGTTGTCGTTTGTAGGGTCGGCGGTCGTCCCGCCGTCCGGTTCGGCTGTCGTCTCTGTCGTGTTCTCTGTCATTGTGTACTCACTCTCCGGTCTGGTACTTGTTTCTGAGGACGATGGCGACGGAGTTCATCGCGAGCAGGATGACGACCAGCACCACGACGCCGGCCGGCACGACCTTCTGGTAGAACTCCTCGCCCGCGTAGAGGCTGGACCACGCGTACACCTGGAGGGGCATCGCGCTGGCGGCCTCGCCGAGTGCTGTGGGCGCCGCGAACTTCACGTTCGGTGCACCGATCATGATGAGCGGTGCGGTCTCCCCGATGGCGCGGCCGAGCGCGAGAATTGTTCCGGTGAGGATGCCCGAGAACGACCGCGGTAGCACGACGTTCTTGACGGTCTGCCAGCGGGTCGCGCCCATGCCGTAGGAGGCGTTCCGGACGTCCTGGGGGACCGAGCGGATGGCCTCCCGCGCCGAAATGATGACGATGGGGAGGATGAGCAGCCCGAGGGTGGCGCCGCCGACGAGGATGGTGCCGGCCGAGCGCCCGAGGTAGGTGACGAAGATGCCGAGCCCGAGCAGCCCGTAGACGACCGACGGTACGCCGGCGAGGTTCGAGATGTTGACGTCGACGACGCGCTTGAATCGGTTTTCCGGGGCGTACTCTTCGAGGTAGACGGCGGCGCCGACGCCGACCGGGAACGCGAGGACGGCGACGGCGAGCATCAGCATGATCGACCCGGCGATGGCGGGGTAGAAGCCCGCCTGCTCCGCGAAGCGACTGTGCGGGCTGGTGAGGAACGCCCACGTGACCCAGGAGTCGGGGCCGGCGAAGCCGAGCGCGTCGGTGGCGAGCACGCCGACACCGGTGCCCGCGATGACGACCGCGGGCAACAGGAGGCCGAGTCGTTCGTGTTCGCGGTTCACTCCGACGCCCGCAGCGTAGACTGCTGGCGGCGCGATGCCGACGGCCGCAACGACGGTCGCGGGCATCGAGTCGACGCCGAGCAGCGGGCCGACGAGCGCCCCGAGTGCGATGCCGACGAGCACGGCGGCGGCGACGGTCGCCTCCGTCTGGCGCCCTCGGTCGGCGGCGACGAACCGGCTCCCCGCCAGGGCCACCGGCCCGCCGACGACCAGCGTCACAGCGAGCCACGGGTCGGGGGCGTACGGCGCGTACAGCACGACGTCGACGAGGCTCGGCACGACCAACGGCAGGTCGAGCAGGCTCCCGATTGGGCCGGGCAGCCCGAACAGCGAGACGTAGAAGGCCGCTGTGGTGGTCGCGAACTGCACCGTGAACGACAGTGCGCGGTCGCGGCTGACGACAGCGACGACGACGGCCATCGGTGCGAGTACCGCGACGGCCACCGCGAACAGCTCCAGCGGGGCGACGACGTCCACGAGCAGCAACGCGGCGCCACCGCTGAACAGCAGGGAGACGACGAGCAAGCCGACCGCGAGCGCGCCAGTCTGCAGCGCTTCCACGTTCGCTCGGTAGAGGTACGCGCCGACTGCGAGCGCTGGTGCGAGCAGCGTCGCCAGGTACGTCAGGTGCCAGCCGGTGTCGGCGGTCAGCGGCTGGAAGGCGTCGTTGGCGACGTAGACGAGCAGGATCGTCATCACCACCAGCCCGAAGAGGGTGGCGGCGAGCAGCAGGTATCGGAACACGGTCCCAGCGGTGCGGCTCACGCGACCGAAGCCGCCAGCGGCCGTGGAGTCGTTCTGTGTCGCCATCTCAGTACTCCTCCCGGTAGTGTTGTGCGACGAGGTCGCTGACGATGTTCATGACGAGTGTGATGACGAACAGCGTGAACCCGATGGCGAACACGCTCCGGTAGGCGATGCCGCCCCCGGTGATGTCGCCGCCGACGAGTTCGACCATCGCGGCGGTCATCGGCTGGGCGGCCTCCGTGTAGGAGCCTGGATTGAACGGGTTCAGGAACTTCGCCTGCGAGCCGGCGGCGATGGTGACAGCCATCGTCTCGCCGATGGCTCGCGAGAGCGCGAGGATGAACGACGAGAAGATGCCCGAAAGCGACGCCGGGACGACGATGCCGGTCGACACCTCGAACTTCGTCGCGCCCATCCCGTAGCCAGCCTGCCGGAGTTCTTCGGGCACGGCGGACATCGCGTCCTCGCTGATGGACGCGACCATCGGGATGATCATGATGCCGACGACGATGCACGCCGACAGCATGTTGAACGTCCCCAGGCCGGGGACGAACGGCTGGAGCGCGGGCGTGATGTAGATGATGGCGAAGAAGCCGTAGACGACCGTCGGGATACCGGCCAGAATCTCGAGGCCGGGCTTGAGCAACGAGCGCAGCCGAGGGCTCGCGTACTCGCTGAGGTAGATGGCGGTGCCGACGCCCAGCGGCAGGGCGATGAGCGACGAACCAATCATCACCATCAGCGTCGACGTGACGAGGGCGAGTACGCCGAACTTGCCGCTCGTGACTTCCCAGGTCGTCCCAGTGAGGAACTCAACGACGGTCGCCGTCTCGCCGGTAACGCCGACGAGGGCTGCCGAGAAGCTGAAGAACTTCGCGGCCTCTCCAGTCAGCAGGACCACCAGGCCGATGGTCGTCGCGATGGAGAGCGCCGCGCACGCGAAGAAGAACGACCGTGAGAGGAGCTCCGGGGGCGCGTTCTGCGTGCGACGGGTGAGTGCGTCCTCGAGGTCGTCGGCGCTCATTGCTGTGCCTCCACGATCGCCGCTTCGAGTGTCTCCATCTGTTCCTGTTTGGTCTCCTGGTCGAGGGGGACGTAGCCGATTTCGTCGGCGATGATGTCCCCGTTCGTCGTGTTCTCAATCCAGAACCGCGCGAACTCCGCGACGTGCTCTTCGGCGAGCGCGGACAGCTTCGGGTACGTGAACAGCGGCCGGGTGAGCGGCGAGTACTCGCCACTCCGGGCGTTCGCCAGGGACGGTTCGACGGGCTCACCGTCGCCGTCGTCGACGGGAACTCCACGGACCACGTCCGTGTTCTCGGAGTAGTAGGCGTACCCGAGATACCCCATCGCGAACTCGGAGCCTTCGACGCCCTGCAGGATGGTGCGGTCCTGCTCGGTGCCGGAGTAGTCCTGGCGGTGGCTCAGCTTCTCGTCGCCGCTGTGGAGGATGGCCTCGATGAAGTAGTCGTAGGTCCCGGAGGCGTCCGACGGGCCGAACAGTTCGATGTCCTCGTCGGGCCAGTCGTCGTTGACTTCGTTCCACGTCTCGGGGCTCTCCTCTTCGGACCAGATGGTCGCGAGCTCCTCGACGGTCACGCGGTCGATCCAGTCGGCGTTGTCGTTGACGATGACGGTGAGCGCGTCGGTCGCGACGACGAGCTCGACGGGCTCGACACCGTTGGCGGCACACTGGTTCTGTTCCGGCTCGCGGATGGGTCGCGAGGCGTTGTTGAAATCCGTCCGACCGGGACAGAAGTGGTTCGCGAACCCGCCGCCGCTCCCGGTCGACTGCAGGTTGAACCCGACGTCTTTGTGGTTCTTTCCGAATATCTCGGCGAACGCGGTCGCGATGGGGAACACAGTCGAGCTACCGGCGATGTCGACGGTCCCCGAGAGGCCGGTCGATGCGTCGTTGTCTGGATACGTGTTCCGAGAGCAGCCTGCGAGCGCCGTTGCACCGAGGGCCCCGGCGCCGGCGAGGACCTGGCGGCGCGTGCGCACGCGCTCCCGGTCGTTTCCATCCATCGGTGGAATCTGGGGAAGCGACGAATAAGTACCCTACTATGATGGCTATAATGGCGTATCTATGTACGGAGTAACACGGGCATCCTACTGCCGAACTTATTCTGTAGGGCGCTCCTAAGCGCGGAAGAGGGCTCTCTGGTTCCGGTATCGG
Encoded proteins:
- a CDS encoding phosphate ABC transporter substrate-binding protein; translated protein: MDGNDRERVRTRRQVLAGAGALGATALAGCSRNTYPDNDASTGLSGTVDIAGSSTVFPIATAFAEIFGKNHKDVGFNLQSTGSGGGFANHFCPGRTDFNNASRPIREPEQNQCAANGVEPVELVVATDALTVIVNDNADWIDRVTVEELATIWSEEESPETWNEVNDDWPDEDIELFGPSDASGTYDYFIEAILHSGDEKLSHRQDYSGTEQDRTILQGVEGSEFAMGYLGYAYYSENTDVVRGVPVDDGDGEPVEPSLANARSGEYSPLTRPLFTYPKLSALAEEHVAEFARFWIENTTNGDIIADEIGYVPLDQETKQEQMETLEAAIVEAQQ
- a CDS encoding phosphate ABC transporter permease, producing MSADDLEDALTRRTQNAPPELLSRSFFFACAALSIATTIGLVVLLTGEAAKFFSFSAALVGVTGETATVVEFLTGTTWEVTSGKFGVLALVTSTLMVMIGSSLIALPLGVGTAIYLSEYASPRLRSLLKPGLEILAGIPTVVYGFFAIIYITPALQPFVPGLGTFNMLSACIVVGIMIIPMVASISEDAMSAVPEELRQAGYGMGATKFEVSTGIVVPASLSGIFSSFILALSRAIGETMAVTIAAGSQAKFLNPFNPGSYTEAAQPMTAAMVELVGGDITGGGIAYRSVFAIGFTLFVITLVMNIVSDLVAQHYREEY
- a CDS encoding transcriptional regulator, coding for MARDSYQEKLEALQSDVLYMSEVVTDRLRLGLEAMEQKDTDSAWEVIDGDDEVNQLYLDLEEECIDLLALQQPVAGDLRLIASSFKIITDLERIGDLAVNLAEHTLDARRDMFPEVDIQAIGNTTVQMVEDAMEAYATEDIDACYAIAASDDDLDDRCRDASNTVMRDLIETEIDDETEEAEVEALMQDVSRLLLTIRDLERVGDHAVNICARTVYMVEKDDQLIY
- a CDS encoding phosphate ABC transporter permease encodes the protein MATQNDSTAAGGFGRVSRTAGTVFRYLLLAATLFGLVVMTILLVYVANDAFQPLTADTGWHLTYLATLLAPALAVGAYLYRANVEALQTGALAVGLLVVSLLFSGGAALLLVDVVAPLELFAVAVAVLAPMAVVVAVVSRDRALSFTVQFATTTAAFYVSLFGLPGPIGSLLDLPLVVPSLVDVVLYAPYAPDPWLAVTLVVGGPVALAGSRFVAADRGRQTEATVAAAVLVGIALGALVGPLLGVDSMPATVVAAVGIAPPAVYAAGVGVNREHERLGLLLPAVVIAGTGVGVLATDALGFAGPDSWVTWAFLTSPHSRFAEQAGFYPAIAGSIMLMLAVAVLAFPVGVGAAVYLEEYAPENRFKRVVDVNISNLAGVPSVVYGLLGLGIFVTYLGRSAGTILVGGATLGLLILPIVIISAREAIRSVPQDVRNASYGMGATRWQTVKNVVLPRSFSGILTGTILALGRAIGETAPLIMIGAPNVKFAAPTALGEAASAMPLQVYAWSSLYAGEEFYQKVVPAGVVVLVVILLAMNSVAIVLRNKYQTGE
- a CDS encoding beta-lactamase, which translates into the protein MTTTSVSPRDLYDRIRRGDVSVLDVRNRDEFEAWHVDGPDVTAAHVPYMEFVSAKVTGNAADLLPDDLSEPIVAVCAVGESSGEVAESLREDGVDAANLEGGMAAWAELVVSHDLGDSVVQYERPSSGCLSYLLSDGDEAAVVDPLAAAADGYADDAAERGLEIEYAVDTHVHADHVSGVRAVAEETGAERVLPEGAAERGLEYDATLVDDGDAIAVGNRELVVEHAPGHTTELVVLEWGGDLLTADCLFLDGVGRPDLEDEDRARELAGRQYETLHDVVFAHDDETRVLPGHVEATTRPGDRGFASPLSEVREHLGLGELDKEEFVERLTTDLPPRPANYADIVAVNLGRREIEEGTLELERGPNNCAVSSA
- a CDS encoding phosphate ABC transporter ATP-binding protein (ATP-binding protein; PstABCS is an ATP dependent phosphate uptake system which is responsible for inorganic phosphate uptake during phosphate starvation) produces the protein MTENTTETTAEPDGGTTADPTNDNMVIETDVASATDGHDSTTTPDPIIRSRDLDVFYGEEQALDSIDIDIPENRVTAIIGPSGCGKSTFLRCINRMNDRIAACRVTGELSLRGKNVYDDDVDPVALRRRVGMVFQEPNPFPKSIYDNVAYGLEIQNVEGDHDEIVEESLKRAALWDEVSHQLDSSGLELSGGQQQRLCIARAIAPDPEVLLMDEPASALDPVATSQVEDLIEELAEDYTVVIVTHNMQQAARISDKTAVFLTGGELVEFGNTDQIFENPDSQRVEDYITGKFG
- a CDS encoding glutaredoxin, with protein sequence MAFDPMDSSMDQEAVDEIVDTAIENNEVVLFMKGDERMPQCGFSERAIGLISQYRPDVHTVDALQSLDEFRVALEEHSGWETIPQTYVDGEFVGGSDILAELEERDELGDELKEENADAVEDESVDDEIQSPF
- a CDS encoding transcription anti-termination factor, whose translation is MHADDFRDSVEAANATQLDRLGSSKRLVAITGADLSEETVLRAAAASEAAATGVFEAWAAETDGDAAETFESFAAREREHYDRVVAELGDDVAEESGAVHDYLREQDDPVSRAGAVVGRGLVATRTLTQFVGYFVNNADESRADLFRDLKRETSEDTDAAVELLAATCESDDDWERAEAAASGAIDAAYEEYVAALEGMGVNAKSVC